In a single window of the Marispirochaeta aestuarii genome:
- a CDS encoding DNA primase family protein, protein MKSINDQNVQTVAIPDPAVGEPIRFSCDEGCHANDGIVSIIKDYVTLQSQSVVCRPHRKLTDLGNSERYADMYRKIAKYNHTSGSWMVYDGTRWIRDTKMYHYNLARQVVRSMYSEAYLIGDTEKRKEMADHAKRSESYSRIKAMLNLAARDPQIACDDSDFDADPDLLNTPSGVFNLRTGVKIEHSPDLMLSKITGIAPDPDHDPKAWLELMEFVSNGKPDLKSALNRFAGSCASGRTPKERVIIAYGEGANSKSVTFETIARCLGDYAAPVAIETLQTNRRAAGHSDDLAALRGVRFTYAAEPSNGIHLDEGRIKALTGGDSIAVSRKGEHTFTYRPCASIAILTNHKPRITGRDTGIWRRVRLFPFQNIVPEGLRDPDYAAKLWEQSGPFILAWIISGAVRWYKDGYGDSETIQTATEVYRQDEDLIGAFIEDCCEIGGSFSTSASKLRTAYEKWCEENGYKPFLGRAWKEALQEQGYPYKKTKYGRYYQGIQLRPEYRVE, encoded by the coding sequence ATGAAAAGTATAAATGACCAGAATGTTCAGACGGTAGCTATTCCGGATCCTGCTGTTGGAGAGCCTATTCGCTTCTCATGTGATGAAGGCTGTCATGCAAACGATGGTATCGTCTCGATAATCAAGGATTACGTTACCCTTCAAAGTCAATCGGTTGTCTGCCGTCCACACCGGAAATTGACTGATCTGGGTAATTCGGAACGGTACGCTGACATGTACCGCAAAATAGCCAAATACAACCATACTTCAGGGTCATGGATGGTTTATGATGGAACACGCTGGATTCGGGATACTAAGATGTATCACTATAACCTGGCGCGTCAGGTTGTCCGGTCAATGTATTCAGAGGCCTATTTAATAGGTGATACTGAGAAGCGAAAGGAAATGGCAGATCACGCCAAACGGTCAGAGAGTTATTCAAGGATAAAGGCAATGCTTAACCTCGCTGCTCGAGACCCTCAGATAGCGTGTGATGATTCGGATTTCGACGCTGATCCTGACCTGCTCAATACTCCATCAGGAGTATTCAATCTCAGGACAGGAGTAAAGATAGAGCACAGTCCTGATTTGATGCTTTCAAAGATTACTGGCATAGCTCCTGATCCTGACCACGATCCCAAGGCATGGCTCGAGTTGATGGAATTTGTCAGCAATGGAAAACCGGACCTCAAGTCTGCGCTCAATCGCTTTGCAGGATCGTGTGCAAGCGGTCGAACGCCGAAAGAGCGCGTCATAATTGCCTATGGGGAAGGTGCGAACTCAAAAAGCGTTACGTTTGAGACAATTGCCCGGTGTCTGGGGGATTATGCAGCTCCAGTTGCCATCGAAACCCTTCAGACAAATCGTCGTGCAGCTGGTCATTCTGATGATCTGGCGGCTCTTAGGGGGGTCCGCTTTACCTATGCGGCAGAACCTTCAAACGGAATACACCTGGATGAAGGTCGGATTAAAGCCCTAACAGGGGGGGATTCCATCGCGGTGAGTAGAAAGGGCGAACATACCTTTACCTATCGCCCCTGCGCGTCAATCGCAATTCTCACCAATCATAAGCCGCGGATAACCGGCAGGGATACCGGAATCTGGAGACGAGTAAGACTATTTCCTTTTCAGAATATTGTCCCAGAGGGTTTGAGAGACCCGGATTATGCAGCCAAATTGTGGGAACAGTCAGGTCCATTCATCCTTGCATGGATAATCAGTGGGGCAGTCCGTTGGTATAAAGACGGGTATGGAGATAGCGAAACGATCCAGACTGCAACAGAGGTATACAGGCAGGATGAGGACCTGATAGGTGCTTTTATTGAAGATTGCTGTGAAATCGGAGGTTCCTTTTCTACTTCTGCCAGTAAATTGCGTACTGCTTATGAGAAATGGTGCGAAGAAAATGGATACAAGCCTTTTCTCGGAAGAGCCTGGAAGGAGGCATTACAGGAGCAGGGGTATCCCTATAAAAAGACCAAGTATGGACGATATTACCAGGGAATCCAACTGCGTCCAGAGTATCGAGTAGAGTAG
- a CDS encoding helix-turn-helix domain-containing protein, whose translation MSKDLLVSPISNEKRLLSYEEAAKLLCVAPITIRKWSSAGLIDTIKLGGRTFLTPEILNDFIAAGYRKANGRAK comes from the coding sequence ATGTCTAAAGACCTACTTGTTTCTCCAATTTCCAATGAAAAACGTCTCCTCAGTTATGAAGAAGCTGCAAAGCTGCTTTGTGTCGCACCTATCACCATCAGGAAATGGTCATCCGCAGGCTTGATCGACACAATTAAGCTTGGGGGACGTACTTTCCTGACTCCGGAAATTCTCAACGACTTTATAGCAGCTGGCTACCGCAAGGCGAACGGGAGGGCTAAGTGA